TTCACAATATCAGGACAACTAATCCCGAAAACCGCCTCAAGTTTCTGCTTGATGAACTTCTTGTCAAATCAAAAAATGAGCCAGTTCTCTCGATTGCGTTATTGGAAATGCAGAGCCAGACGCCATACAAGGAGCCCTTCCGTGAGCGTTTTAAACAGATGGCCGTGGTGAATCGCCAGACGGAGCTTGATTTCACTGTTTCAGAGACTGCTTGATATTGTGAACGACACACATCAAAACGAGTTCACGAAATTCACCGTACCAAGTTCGCGCACGCACGGCGTCGCCGAGCGTGCGCTTAACCGTGGAGAAGACGGTCTCACACATCGCTCGTTGGCGGTATCGAGGCCCATCGATCCGCGCGTTATGCGCGTGATCGATGGGCCGGAACTCACGATGTTTGATTAGCGGTCTTACCCCCTTTTCGCGGAGTTTTTTACGTAACTCCATCCAATCGTAGCCTTTGTCGGCAGCGAGGCTGGCGAGGTCGCCCGCGTTGCGGCGGGCGACCTGCCAGCCGAGCTGTGTGTCGTGACGTTTCTCAGTCGTACAGTGAACGTCCAGAATCGCTTGGCTTTCTGTGTCGACGAGAGCTGTCGCTTTGAGCGTCTGAACCCGGTAATTCGTCCGACGGCAGTAGTGGTTGCTAGCGTTTTCCCGGTCGAAAAACGTCGCGTCGATAGCGGCGTGACCGGATGGCTCGTGCTCCTGCGCCGAGAGGCGCAGCAGCACTCGCCAGATCGCTGTCTTGATTCT
This genomic window from Haloarcula marismortui ATCC 43049 contains:
- a CDS encoding IS5 family transposase, with the translated sequence MSKISRFTSNVVQLAKNAVGERGEVAAPEGGGGFAEYAVVSLHCLRVYLEKSYREALDLLNEMPQILGEIGLNAADLPDHSTLVKWFDRIKTAIWRVLLRLSAQEHEPSGHAAIDATFFDRENASNHYCRRTNYRVQTLKATALVDTESQAILDVHCTTEKRHDTQLGWQVARRNAGDLASLAADKGYDWMELRKKLREKGVRPLIKHREFRPIDHAHNARIDGPRYRQRAMCETVFSTVKRTLGDAVRARTWYGEFRELVLMCVVHNIKQSLKQ